Proteins co-encoded in one Enterobacter sp. R4-368 genomic window:
- the rpsA gene encoding 30S ribosomal protein S1: MTESFAQLFEESLKEIETRPGSIVRGVVVAIDKDVVLVDAGLKSESAIPAEQFKNAQGELEIQVGDEVDVALDAVEDGFGETLLSREKAKRHEAWITLEKAYEDAETVTGVINGKVKGGFTVELNGIRAFLPGSLVDVRPVRDTLHLEGKELEFKVIKLDQKRNNVVVSRRAVIESENSAERDQLLENLQEGMEVKGIVKNLTDYGAFVDLGGVDGLLHITDMAWKRVKHPSEIVNVGDEITVKVLKFDRERTRVSLGLKQLGEDPWVAIAKRYPEGTKLTGRVTNLTDYGCFVEIEEGVEGLVHVSEMDWTNKNIHPSKVVNVGDVVEVMVLDIDEERRRISLGLKQCKSNPWQQFAETHNKGDRVEGKIKSITDFGIFIGLDGGIDGLVHLSDISWNVAGEEAVREYKKGDEIAAVVLQVDAERERISLGVKQLAEDPFNNYVALNKKGAIVNGKVTAVDAKGATVELADGVEGYLRASEASRDRVEDATLVLNVGDDVEAKFTGVDRKNRVVSLSVRAKDEADEKDAIASVNNKQEEGNFSNAMAEAFKAAKGE; the protein is encoded by the coding sequence ATGACTGAATCTTTTGCTCAACTCTTTGAAGAGTCCCTGAAAGAAATCGAAACCCGCCCGGGTTCTATCGTTCGTGGTGTTGTTGTTGCTATCGACAAAGACGTAGTTCTGGTTGACGCCGGTCTGAAATCTGAGTCCGCCATTCCGGCAGAGCAGTTCAAAAACGCCCAGGGCGAGCTGGAAATCCAGGTTGGTGACGAAGTTGACGTTGCCCTGGATGCAGTAGAAGACGGCTTCGGTGAAACCCTGCTGTCCCGTGAAAAAGCTAAACGTCACGAAGCTTGGATCACGCTGGAAAAAGCTTACGAAGACGCTGAAACTGTTACCGGTGTTATCAACGGCAAAGTCAAGGGCGGCTTCACTGTTGAGCTGAACGGTATTCGCGCGTTCCTGCCGGGTTCCCTGGTAGACGTTCGTCCGGTCCGTGACACTCTGCACCTGGAAGGCAAAGAGCTTGAATTCAAAGTAATCAAGCTGGACCAGAAACGTAACAACGTTGTTGTTTCACGTCGTGCGGTTATCGAATCCGAAAACAGCGCAGAGCGCGATCAGCTGCTGGAAAACCTGCAGGAAGGCATGGAAGTTAAAGGTATCGTTAAGAACCTCACTGACTACGGTGCATTCGTTGATCTGGGTGGCGTTGACGGCCTGCTGCACATCACTGATATGGCATGGAAACGCGTTAAGCATCCGAGCGAAATCGTAAACGTTGGCGACGAAATCACTGTTAAAGTGCTGAAATTCGACCGCGAACGTACTCGTGTTTCCCTGGGCCTGAAACAGCTGGGCGAAGATCCGTGGGTAGCTATCGCTAAACGTTACCCGGAAGGCACCAAGCTGACTGGTCGCGTGACCAACCTGACCGACTACGGCTGCTTCGTTGAAATCGAAGAAGGCGTTGAAGGCCTGGTTCACGTTTCCGAAATGGATTGGACCAACAAAAACATCCACCCGTCCAAAGTTGTTAACGTTGGCGACGTAGTGGAAGTTATGGTTCTGGATATCGACGAAGAACGTCGTCGTATCTCCCTGGGCCTGAAACAGTGCAAATCCAACCCGTGGCAGCAGTTCGCAGAAACCCACAACAAGGGCGACCGCGTTGAAGGTAAAATCAAGTCTATCACTGACTTTGGTATCTTCATCGGCCTGGACGGCGGTATCGATGGCCTGGTTCACCTGTCTGACATCTCCTGGAACGTTGCAGGCGAAGAAGCCGTTCGTGAATACAAAAAAGGCGACGAAATCGCAGCCGTTGTTCTGCAGGTTGACGCAGAGCGTGAGCGTATCTCTCTGGGCGTTAAACAGCTCGCCGAAGATCCGTTCAACAACTACGTTGCACTGAATAAGAAAGGCGCAATCGTAAACGGTAAAGTTACTGCTGTTGACGCTAAAGGCGCGACCGTAGAACTGGCTGACGGCGTTGAAGGTTACCTGCGCGCTTCTGAAGCTTCCCGTGACCGCGTTGAAGACGCAACTCTGGTTCTGAATGTTGGCGACGATGTTGAAGCTAAATTCACCGGTGTTGATCGTAAAAACCGCGTAGTTAGCCTGTCTGTTCGTGCGAAAGACGAAGCTGACGAGAAAGATGCAATCGCTTCTGTTAACAACAAACAGGAAGAAGGCAACTTCTCTAACGCTATGGCTGAAGCTTTCAAAGCAGCGAAAGGCGAGTAA
- the ihfB gene encoding integration host factor subunit beta translates to MTKSELIERLASQQSHIPAKAVEDAVKEMLEHMASTLAQGERIEIRGFGSFSLHYRAPRTGRNPKTGDKVDLEGKYVPHFKPGKELRDRANIYE, encoded by the coding sequence ATGACCAAGTCAGAATTGATTGAAAGACTTGCAAGCCAGCAGTCGCATATTCCGGCTAAAGCTGTGGAAGATGCTGTAAAAGAGATGCTGGAGCATATGGCCTCTACTCTTGCCCAGGGCGAGCGCATTGAGATCCGCGGTTTCGGCAGTTTTTCTCTGCACTATCGTGCACCTCGCACCGGGCGTAACCCGAAAACAGGCGATAAAGTGGATCTGGAAGGAAAATACGTTCCACACTTTAAACCGGGTAAAGAATTACGCGACCGCGCCAATATTTATGAGTAA
- a CDS encoding ComEC family protein, protein MTLPALAICLIIGILPLQWMPSLPTPGYVWFLIAIGCLFACFRSRLFRYCAATLFAFAWGVLSAMQAVWPGEHLPGANHQAEVVITDTDHMTRHWGKITRLDGKRLFPSAGISFYGQYLPEPVCTGQRWIMTIRARAVHGQLNDGGFDSQRYAITSHQPLSGRFMDARLSDPQCTWRARYLQSLTETLIKYPWRQVIVALGMGERATLDASVKEIMRQTGTAHLMAISGLHIALAAMLGWLVVRGVQFFFPGGWIGWRLPLLTGVGFAISYACLTGLQPPALRTAISLSVWAALRLSGRLWSPWQVWLCCIAAILFTDPLAVLSTSLWLSAFAVAALLFWYQWLPASIKQHTKLVQGSINLLHLQVGMTLLLLPVQLSIFHGISLSSLAANLLAIPLVTFITVPLILLGMLLHLIGPVTGELACWYLADKTLDFLFAFLHWLPAGWLNVDMRWQWLAWLPWLALIVWRLHLWPNVPALCLVCLTLLTLPFWRNERQGEWAVHMLDVGQGLAMVIERNGKAILYDTGVAWPGGDSGQQLIIPWLRWHALQPEGVILSHEHLDHRGGLDSLLETWPALWIRSPLGWAAHQPCFRGQQWQWQGLTFTVHWPLSGTGTKGNNRSCVVRVDDGQHSFLLTGDIEAAGEMAMLSHYWTHLQSTLVQVPHHGSNSSSSLPFVQRIGGEAALASASRYNAWRFPSIKVIDRYREQGYRWYDTPHQGQLTVSFTPQGWEIHSLRDQLLPRWYHQWFGVPSDNG, encoded by the coding sequence ATGACGTTACCGGCATTAGCTATATGCCTGATAATTGGCATTTTGCCATTACAGTGGATGCCTTCACTACCAACTCCAGGGTATGTGTGGTTTCTGATTGCCATCGGATGTCTGTTTGCGTGTTTTCGTTCTCGCCTGTTTCGTTATTGCGCAGCCACATTATTTGCATTCGCATGGGGAGTGCTGTCAGCAATGCAGGCAGTCTGGCCTGGCGAGCATCTACCTGGAGCGAATCACCAGGCAGAAGTGGTAATTACCGATACGGATCATATGACCCGGCACTGGGGCAAAATCACTCGTCTGGACGGTAAACGCCTGTTTCCGTCAGCAGGAATAAGCTTCTATGGCCAGTATTTGCCGGAGCCAGTTTGTACTGGCCAGCGATGGATAATGACAATTAGAGCACGTGCCGTCCACGGGCAACTGAATGATGGGGGCTTCGACTCGCAGCGTTATGCAATAACTTCCCATCAGCCGCTAAGTGGCCGTTTTATGGATGCCCGTCTGAGCGACCCCCAGTGCACATGGCGCGCGCGCTACCTGCAATCATTAACCGAAACGCTGATTAAGTACCCATGGCGGCAGGTGATAGTGGCGTTAGGAATGGGCGAACGCGCAACGTTGGATGCCAGTGTCAAAGAGATCATGCGGCAAACCGGTACGGCGCATTTAATGGCGATATCAGGGCTACATATTGCTCTGGCGGCAATGTTGGGCTGGCTGGTTGTTCGTGGTGTGCAATTTTTCTTTCCCGGCGGCTGGATTGGCTGGCGTTTACCCTTACTTACTGGCGTAGGGTTTGCAATAAGCTACGCCTGTCTGACTGGTCTACAGCCTCCTGCATTGCGTACCGCTATTTCTCTTAGCGTCTGGGCCGCGTTACGGCTATCCGGGCGATTGTGGTCACCCTGGCAAGTATGGCTTTGTTGCATTGCCGCTATCTTATTCACCGATCCCCTCGCCGTGCTATCAACCAGTCTGTGGCTGTCCGCTTTCGCAGTAGCCGCGCTGCTGTTTTGGTATCAATGGCTACCAGCTTCTATAAAACAACATACTAAGCTGGTCCAGGGCAGTATCAATTTGCTTCATCTACAAGTAGGGATGACGTTATTGCTGCTTCCTGTGCAGTTATCAATTTTCCACGGCATAAGTCTGAGTTCACTAGCTGCAAATTTATTGGCTATTCCGTTGGTAACGTTTATTACCGTACCGCTCATTTTACTGGGAATGTTGCTGCACTTGATTGGTCCTGTGACGGGGGAATTGGCTTGCTGGTACCTTGCAGATAAGACACTGGATTTCCTGTTTGCTTTTCTGCACTGGCTACCTGCCGGTTGGCTTAATGTGGATATGCGCTGGCAGTGGCTGGCCTGGTTGCCGTGGCTGGCGCTGATCGTTTGGCGTTTGCATTTATGGCCGAACGTACCGGCGCTGTGTCTGGTATGTCTGACATTGCTTACTCTGCCGTTCTGGCGCAATGAACGGCAGGGGGAGTGGGCAGTGCATATGCTGGACGTCGGGCAGGGCTTGGCAATGGTGATTGAACGTAATGGCAAAGCGATACTTTATGACACTGGCGTCGCATGGCCGGGCGGCGATAGTGGACAACAGTTGATTATTCCATGGCTGCGTTGGCATGCTTTGCAGCCCGAAGGCGTTATTTTGAGTCATGAACATCTGGATCATCGCGGGGGTCTGGACTCCTTGCTGGAAACCTGGCCGGCATTATGGATCCGTAGCCCACTGGGTTGGGCTGCACATCAACCATGCTTTCGTGGTCAGCAATGGCAATGGCAGGGATTAACATTTACCGTTCATTGGCCGCTAAGCGGTACCGGGACGAAAGGAAACAACCGTTCTTGCGTAGTCAGAGTCGATGACGGTCAACACAGCTTCCTGCTCACAGGCGATATTGAAGCGGCAGGTGAGATGGCGATGCTGAGCCACTACTGGACGCATTTGCAGTCTACACTAGTGCAAGTGCCTCATCATGGAAGCAATAGTTCATCATCGCTGCCGTTTGTGCAGCGAATTGGCGGCGAAGCAGCACTGGCGTCGGCGTCGCGTTACAACGCCTGGCGATTTCCCTCGATAAAGGTGATCGACCGCTACCGTGAACAGGGGTATCGCTGGTACGACACACCACATCAAGGGCAGTTAACGGTATCGTTTACGCCACAGGGCTGGGAAATCCATAGCTTACGAGATCAACTTTTACCGCGTTGGTATCATCAGTGGTTTGGCGTCCCCAGTGATAACGGGTAG
- the msbA gene encoding lipid A ABC transporter ATP-binding protein/permease MsbA gives MHNDKDLSTWQTFRRLWPTIAPFKAGLIVSGIALILNAASDTFMLSLLKPLLDDGFGKTDRSVLLWMPLVVIGLMILRGITSYISSYCISWVSGKVVMTMRRRLFSHMMGMPVSFFDKQSTGTLLSRITYDSEQVASSSSGALITVVREGASIIGLFIMMFWYSWQLSLILIVLAPIVSIAIRVVSKRFRNISKNMQNTMGQVTTSAEQMLKGHKEVLMFGGQEVETSRFDKVSNKMRLQGMKMVSASSISDPVIQLIASLALAFVLYAASFPSVMSTLSAGTITVVFSSMIALMRPLKSLTNVNAQFQRGMAACQTLFAILDSEQEKDEGTRVIERARGDIEFRNVTFTYPGRETPALRNINLTIPAGKTVALVGRSGSGKSTLASLITRFYDVEEGQILMDGHDLREYKLTSLRDQVALVSQNVHLFNDTVANNIAYARTEQYSREEIEQAAKMAYAYDFINKMDEGLDTVIGENGVLLSGGQRQRIAIARALLRDSPILILDEATSALDTESERAIQAALNELQKNRTSMVIAHRLSTIEQADEIVVVEDGRIVERGTHADLLEQHGVYAQLHKMQFGE, from the coding sequence ATGCATAACGACAAAGATCTCTCCACGTGGCAGACATTCCGCCGATTATGGCCAACTATTGCGCCTTTCAAAGCGGGTCTGATCGTGTCGGGGATAGCGTTAATCCTCAACGCAGCCAGCGATACCTTTATGTTATCGCTGCTCAAACCGTTACTGGATGATGGTTTTGGTAAAACCGACCGCTCTGTGCTGCTGTGGATGCCGCTGGTGGTTATTGGGCTGATGATCCTGCGAGGCATCACCAGCTACATCTCCAGTTACTGCATTTCCTGGGTTTCCGGAAAGGTGGTGATGACCATGCGCCGTCGCCTGTTCAGCCATATGATGGGCATGCCGGTCTCATTTTTTGATAAGCAATCTACAGGCACTTTACTTTCGCGTATTACCTATGATTCTGAACAGGTCGCTTCCTCGTCCTCCGGCGCATTGATTACTGTTGTGCGTGAGGGGGCATCGATCATCGGCTTGTTTATCATGATGTTCTGGTACAGTTGGCAGCTCTCGTTGATTCTCATTGTGCTGGCGCCGATCGTTTCGATAGCGATTCGCGTGGTTTCCAAACGCTTTCGTAACATCAGTAAAAATATGCAAAACACGATGGGGCAGGTGACCACCAGTGCGGAGCAGATGCTGAAAGGGCATAAAGAAGTGCTGATGTTTGGTGGCCAGGAAGTAGAAACCAGCCGTTTTGATAAAGTCAGCAACAAGATGCGTTTGCAGGGCATGAAAATGGTCTCGGCATCGTCTATTTCCGATCCAGTTATCCAGCTTATTGCGTCACTGGCGCTGGCGTTTGTGCTGTATGCCGCCAGTTTTCCAAGCGTAATGTCCACCTTGAGTGCGGGTACCATCACCGTCGTCTTTTCTTCGATGATCGCGCTTATGCGCCCGTTGAAATCCCTGACTAACGTCAATGCTCAGTTCCAGCGTGGTATGGCGGCATGCCAGACACTGTTTGCGATTCTGGATAGCGAGCAAGAAAAAGACGAAGGCACGCGGGTGATTGAACGTGCGCGCGGTGATATTGAGTTTCGCAACGTGACCTTCACCTATCCGGGGCGTGAAACGCCAGCTTTGCGCAATATCAACCTGACGATTCCGGCGGGCAAAACCGTCGCACTGGTAGGGCGTTCTGGCTCTGGTAAATCGACGCTGGCAAGCTTGATCACGCGTTTTTATGACGTCGAGGAAGGCCAGATCCTGATGGATGGTCACGACTTACGTGAATATAAGCTCACGTCGTTGCGTGACCAGGTTGCGCTGGTGTCGCAAAACGTACATCTGTTTAATGATACGGTTGCCAATAACATCGCTTACGCACGTACCGAACAGTACAGCCGCGAAGAGATTGAGCAAGCAGCGAAAATGGCCTATGCCTACGACTTTATCAATAAGATGGATGAAGGGCTGGATACGGTGATTGGGGAAAACGGCGTGCTGCTTTCAGGCGGTCAGCGCCAGCGCATCGCGATTGCCCGCGCGCTGCTGCGCGACAGCCCGATCCTCATTCTTGATGAAGCGACCTCGGCGCTCGATACCGAATCTGAACGAGCCATTCAGGCCGCACTGAACGAGCTGCAAAAGAACCGTACCTCAATGGTGATTGCTCACCGTTTGTCGACCATCGAACAGGCCGACGAAATTGTGGTGGTGGAAGATGGCCGTATCGTTGAACGTGGCACCCATGCGGATCTGCTGGAACAACATGGGGTCTATGCTCAGCTTCACAAAATGCAGTTTGGCGAATGA
- the lpxK gene encoding tetraacyldisaccharide 4'-kinase, whose translation MIARIWSGESPLWLLLLPLSWLYGLVSGAIRFAYRIGLKKSWRAPVPVVVVGNLTAGGNGKTPVVIWLVEQLQQRGIRVGVVSRGYGGKADRYPLVLTPETTTAQAGDEPVLIYQRTGAPVAVSPVRSDAVSAILAQYPVQLIITDDGLQHYKLARDKEIVVVDGVRRFGNGWWLPAGPMRERASRLKSVDAIITNGGVARAEEIPMRLRPGLAVNLRTGERRDVHTLTNIVAMAGIGHPPRFFATLTECGATLQKTVALADHQALSLHEVKPLVKPGQTLVMTEKDAVKCRSFAEDNWWYLPVDAQLEGELAQKLLQELFTLAR comes from the coding sequence ATGATTGCACGCATCTGGTCCGGTGAATCCCCGCTGTGGCTGCTGTTGCTACCGCTCTCCTGGCTTTACGGCCTGGTGAGCGGTGCCATTCGTTTCGCCTATCGCATTGGTTTAAAAAAATCCTGGCGTGCACCGGTTCCTGTTGTGGTCGTTGGCAATCTGACGGCAGGCGGCAACGGTAAAACGCCTGTTGTCATCTGGTTGGTGGAGCAACTACAGCAGCGTGGCATACGTGTTGGCGTGGTGTCGCGTGGCTACGGTGGTAAAGCGGATCGTTACCCGCTCGTGCTGACACCCGAAACCACTACGGCTCAGGCCGGGGATGAACCGGTACTGATTTATCAACGCACTGGCGCGCCGGTTGCGGTTTCTCCCGTCAGAAGCGACGCCGTCAGTGCGATTCTTGCGCAATACCCGGTACAACTGATCATTACGGATGACGGTTTGCAACATTATAAGCTGGCGCGTGATAAGGAAATTGTCGTTGTTGATGGCGTCAGGCGTTTTGGCAATGGCTGGTGGTTGCCCGCAGGGCCGATGCGTGAGCGGGCGTCGCGTTTAAAAAGTGTGGATGCCATCATTACCAACGGCGGTGTAGCCAGAGCGGAAGAGATCCCGATGCGTTTGCGCCCTGGACTGGCTGTTAATCTGCGTACCGGCGAACGCCGTGACGTTCACACACTGACCAATATCGTTGCGATGGCAGGAATCGGCCATCCGCCGCGTTTCTTTGCTACTCTCACCGAGTGTGGTGCAACGCTGCAAAAGACGGTAGCGCTTGCCGATCATCAGGCGTTATCGCTGCATGAGGTAAAGCCACTGGTGAAACCGGGGCAGACACTGGTGATGACCGAAAAAGACGCGGTAAAGTGTCGGTCATTTGCTGAGGATAACTGGTGGTATTTGCCTGTAGACGCACAGCTCGAGGGTGAGCTGGCGCAAAAATTACTACAGGAATTGTTCACTCTGGCGCGCTGA